In one Cellulomonas sp. JZ18 genomic region, the following are encoded:
- a CDS encoding aldo/keto reductase, translating into MTVPTRTLLDGLELPVIGFGTYPLKGHDGVEAVRSAIDVGYRLIDTAYNYENEGSVGEAVRRSGVPRDELVLSSKLPGRYHRHDDAVRAVHESLFRARLDHWDLYLIHWPNPKQGLFVEAFATLLELQQAGLIRSVGVSNFLPEHLHALLDATGRVPSVNQVELHPYFVQREQRAADETLGVVTEAWSPLGRGSDVLEDPTVVEIARAHGVGPGEVILRWVTQLGAVPLPKAADPERQRRNLGVLSFTLSDDEVGAITALDRPDGRLQDQDPAEYEEF; encoded by the coding sequence ATGACGGTCCCCACGCGCACGCTCCTCGACGGCCTCGAGCTGCCGGTCATCGGCTTCGGCACCTACCCGCTCAAGGGGCACGACGGGGTGGAGGCGGTCCGGTCCGCGATCGACGTCGGCTACCGGCTCATCGACACGGCGTACAACTACGAGAACGAGGGGTCGGTCGGCGAGGCGGTGCGCCGCAGCGGCGTGCCGCGGGACGAGCTCGTCCTGTCCTCGAAGCTGCCCGGCCGCTACCACCGGCACGACGACGCGGTGCGCGCCGTGCACGAGTCGCTCTTCCGTGCGCGCCTCGACCACTGGGACCTCTACCTCATCCACTGGCCCAACCCGAAGCAGGGGCTGTTCGTCGAGGCGTTCGCGACCCTGCTCGAGCTGCAGCAGGCCGGGCTGATCCGCTCCGTCGGGGTGTCGAACTTCCTGCCCGAGCACCTGCACGCCCTGCTCGACGCGACGGGCCGCGTGCCCAGCGTGAACCAGGTGGAGCTGCACCCGTACTTCGTGCAGCGCGAGCAGCGCGCGGCCGACGAGACGCTCGGCGTCGTCACGGAGGCCTGGAGCCCGCTGGGCCGCGGCTCGGACGTGCTCGAGGACCCCACGGTCGTCGAGATCGCGCGGGCGCACGGCGTCGGACCGGGCGAGGTGATCCTGCGCTGGGTGACGCAGCTCGGCGCGGTGCCGCTGCCGAAGGCGGCCGACCCCGAGCGGCAGCGCCGCAACCTCGGGGTGCTGTCGTTCACGCTCTCCGACGACGAGGTCGGCGCGATCACCGCCCTCGACCGGCCGGACGGGCGCCTGCAGGACCAGGACCCGGCGGAGTACGAGGAGTTCTGA
- a CDS encoding 26S protease regulatory subunit: protein MANDPTPWPELEDAFSGVLIKVLAVEDDRRAFLGRYLNGNVARFQYEDEVEFERGDVIVANDQAWRLAPSKSWPDDTRIGIVRRITKDAVVVDGPTGLQMLDGQVDPNLQVGNTVQYDDYSGIRQVVSSTPLRPRENDLDESLAEYRASVGTGGESGFHSFGGYKDVIARARELIETQLERREDLDSIGAQPVRGVIFTGPPGTGKTHLARAIAAEASAEFYVVSGPAVVSKWVGDSEQTLRRLFEAASKDDRAIIFFDEIDSIAAKRSSDSQGDAKRLVAQLLTLLDGFTETGNIIVIAATNRIEDVDEALLRPGRFDWEIEFGLPSRDDRLQILRVRSASLSTEQDLPLNELASMTEGWSGAELSAIWTEAALAAAKDRRRAISAEDLALAFERVATRPERVRSGGTS from the coding sequence GTGGCGAACGACCCAACACCATGGCCAGAGCTCGAAGACGCGTTCAGCGGAGTCCTCATCAAAGTCCTTGCCGTCGAAGATGATCGACGTGCCTTCTTGGGTCGATACCTGAATGGGAACGTTGCACGGTTTCAATACGAGGATGAGGTCGAATTCGAGCGCGGTGACGTCATCGTGGCCAACGATCAGGCATGGAGGCTTGCTCCTTCAAAGTCGTGGCCCGACGACACGCGCATCGGGATCGTTAGGCGGATCACGAAGGACGCGGTAGTCGTCGACGGGCCGACCGGTCTCCAAATGCTCGATGGGCAGGTGGATCCGAACCTCCAAGTCGGAAACACGGTCCAATACGACGATTACAGTGGCATTCGGCAGGTGGTCTCATCAACGCCGTTGAGGCCGCGCGAGAACGACCTGGACGAGTCCCTCGCGGAATACCGCGCGAGCGTCGGGACGGGCGGAGAGTCCGGATTCCACTCGTTCGGGGGCTATAAGGACGTCATCGCCCGCGCTCGTGAACTGATCGAGACGCAACTTGAACGCCGTGAGGACTTAGATTCGATCGGCGCCCAACCGGTTCGTGGCGTCATCTTCACCGGCCCTCCCGGAACCGGAAAGACCCACCTCGCACGCGCGATTGCTGCGGAAGCTTCAGCGGAGTTCTACGTAGTCAGCGGCCCCGCGGTGGTCAGCAAGTGGGTGGGCGACAGTGAGCAGACGCTCAGGAGACTCTTTGAAGCAGCATCGAAGGATGATCGAGCGATTATATTCTTCGACGAGATCGACAGCATTGCCGCCAAGCGGAGCAGTGACTCGCAGGGCGACGCTAAGCGGCTCGTAGCACAGTTGCTAACGCTGCTGGACGGGTTCACGGAGACCGGCAACATCATCGTCATCGCCGCGACAAACCGTATCGAAGATGTCGATGAAGCTCTCCTTCGGCCAGGGCGGTTCGATTGGGAAATCGAATTCGGTCTGCCCAGCCGAGACGATCGCTTACAGATACTCCGCGTCCGGTCGGCTTCGCTATCGACCGAACAGGATCTCCCCTTGAACGAGTTGGCATCGATGACAGAAGGGTGGTCTGGGGCCGAATTGTCCGCTATCTGGACCGAGGCCGCTCTTGCGGCAGCGAAGGATCGGCGCCGTGCCATCTCGGCGGAGGATCTCGCTCTAGCATTTGAGCGCGTTGCTACCCGCCCGGAGCGCGTTCGATCCGGGGGAACTTCGTGA
- a CDS encoding glutathione S-transferase family protein, whose translation MYVTPGADYDRDTRYITTRITADGRDGWPVEPGRYRLVVSRACPWASRAVIVRRLLGLEDALSMGVCGPTHDERSWTFDLDPGGVDPVLGIPRIRDAYLRRDPEYPRGITVPAIVDVPSGMVVTNDFAQMTLDLETEWTAYHRAGAPDLYPDALRDEIDEVAQRVYTEVNNGVYRCGFAGSQRSYERAYERLFAGLDWLSERLADRRYLVGDTITEADVRLFTTLVRFDAVYHGHFKCNRSKLTEMPVLWAYARDLFQTPGFGDTVDFVHVKQHYYEVHRDINPSGVVPRGPLLAGWLTPHGREALGGRPFGDGTPPGPVRPEERVPAGHGAAGDEAGE comes from the coding sequence GTGTACGTCACGCCCGGCGCGGACTACGACCGCGACACCCGGTACATCACCACCCGGATCACCGCGGACGGGCGCGACGGGTGGCCCGTCGAGCCCGGGCGGTACCGGCTCGTGGTGTCCCGGGCGTGCCCGTGGGCCAGCCGGGCCGTGATCGTGCGGCGCCTGCTGGGCCTGGAGGACGCGCTCTCGATGGGCGTCTGCGGCCCGACGCACGACGAGCGGTCCTGGACCTTCGACCTCGACCCGGGCGGCGTCGACCCGGTGCTGGGCATCCCCCGCATCCGCGACGCCTACCTGCGCCGGGACCCGGAGTACCCCCGCGGCATCACCGTCCCGGCGATCGTCGACGTGCCGTCGGGGATGGTCGTGACGAACGACTTCGCGCAGATGACGCTCGACCTGGAGACCGAGTGGACGGCGTACCACCGCGCCGGGGCGCCGGACCTGTACCCGGACGCGCTGCGGGACGAGATCGACGAGGTGGCGCAGCGCGTCTACACCGAGGTCAACAACGGCGTGTACCGGTGCGGTTTCGCCGGCTCGCAGCGCTCGTACGAGCGGGCCTACGAGCGCCTGTTCGCGGGCCTGGACTGGCTGAGCGAGCGCCTCGCGGACCGCCGGTACCTCGTCGGCGACACCATCACCGAGGCCGACGTGCGGCTGTTCACGACCCTCGTGCGGTTCGACGCCGTCTACCACGGCCACTTCAAGTGCAACCGGTCCAAGCTCACGGAGATGCCGGTGCTGTGGGCCTACGCGCGCGACCTGTTCCAGACCCCCGGCTTCGGCGACACCGTGGACTTCGTCCACGTCAAGCAGCACTACTACGAGGTGCACCGGGACATCAACCCGTCGGGCGTCGTGCCGCGCGGTCCGCTCCTGGCCGGCTGGTTGACGCCGCACGGGCGCGAGGCGCTCGGCGGTCGGCCGTTCGGCGACGGGACGCCGCCCGGGCCGGTGCGGCCGGAGGAGCGCGTCCCCGCGGGGCACGGTGCAGCGGGCGACGAGGCCGGGGAGTGA
- a CDS encoding CHAD domain-containing protein: MSAPELAHAPVEPRDGTAREHVRAAVAAGVAALVAAGPGLQDGDDEAVHDARVATRRLRAALGVFRPVLDREHVAPLRAQLRTLGRLLGDVRDPDVERAALLDLLDAEPAELVVGPVRRRVDDDRRTARTDALERLHAHLASGEHRRLLAALASLAEDLPPGPRADEPAERLLPRRARKAWRRFDAAVERATAVPPGPRRDEALHAARKDARRARYAAEVAASAVGAPARRSARRAKAVQAALGDQHDARVRQASLRRVAMQAHLDGENAFTYGRLHALAQVAADAAERDGLVAIERARRGRGWLG, encoded by the coding sequence GTGAGCGCGCCCGAGCTCGCGCACGCCCCCGTCGAACCCCGCGACGGCACCGCGCGCGAGCACGTGCGCGCCGCCGTCGCCGCGGGCGTCGCGGCCCTGGTCGCCGCCGGGCCCGGGCTCCAGGACGGCGACGACGAGGCCGTGCACGACGCCCGGGTGGCGACCCGGCGCCTGCGCGCCGCGCTGGGCGTGTTCCGCCCGGTGCTCGACCGCGAGCACGTCGCGCCGCTGCGGGCGCAGCTGCGCACGCTCGGGCGGCTGCTGGGGGACGTGCGCGACCCGGACGTCGAGCGCGCGGCGCTGCTGGACCTGCTCGACGCGGAGCCGGCCGAGCTGGTCGTGGGGCCGGTCCGCCGTCGCGTCGACGACGACCGGCGGACCGCGCGCACCGACGCGCTCGAGCGCCTGCACGCCCACCTGGCCTCCGGCGAGCACCGGCGCCTGCTCGCAGCGCTCGCCTCCCTGGCGGAGGACCTGCCGCCGGGGCCGCGCGCCGACGAACCGGCCGAGCGGCTGCTCCCCCGACGGGCACGCAAGGCGTGGCGCCGCTTCGACGCGGCCGTGGAGCGGGCGACCGCGGTGCCGCCCGGTCCCCGACGGGACGAGGCGCTGCACGCCGCCCGCAAGGACGCCCGCCGTGCCCGGTACGCGGCCGAGGTCGCGGCATCTGCCGTCGGCGCCCCGGCCCGGCGCTCGGCGCGCCGGGCGAAGGCGGTGCAGGCGGCGCTCGGGGACCAGCACGACGCGCGGGTCCGCCAGGCGTCGCTGCGCAGGGTCGCGATGCAGGCCCACCTCGACGGGGAGAACGCGTTCACCTACGGGCGGCTGCACGCCCTGGCGCAGGTCGCGGCCGACGCCGCCGAGCGGGACGGCCTCGTGGCGATCGAGCGGGCGCGCCGCGGGCGGGGCTGGCTCGGCTGA